The region ggtcctcctccaccttgatCTTTGCCGTTTTGAGCTTCTGCCGCAGGTCGTCGTAGTAGGTGTCAGGTGCTGAAAGGAAGTCCATCCCTCGGGCACGCAGGTTCACTATCTGGCTCAAAGATAAAAGGCAGCATGCTTGTCTTCACTTGCAGATTTGAGAGGGAAGCATCTGTATCAGGAGCCTCACAGCTTCAATGATGTTCGAGGTGTTGAGGGCGATGTGCTGCACGCCCGGTCCTCCGTTATAGTCCACGTATTCCTgtgaggacagagacacaggacagCTGAAACCAGGCGGGACGCTGGTCCACATATTGCTCTTGTGTAGAGTTGAAAATCAAGCAGTTCCAAAAGGAAGGAAACTCACCTGGATTTGTGAGATCCTTTTCCCCACGGCCGGCTCATTGATGGGCATCTTGATGGTCTCTTCATAATTAGCCACGACGATGGATCTCAGCGAACTGTAATCCGTGTAGATCTGTTTATCATCTATGGACCAGAACCGATGGAACAGCAAACATTTCTGATACCTGGaatttgagggggaaaagagTGTGAGGACAACCTTATTTTCTGCTTCGAGGCTTAAATGTGACACTAAAAACAAGCGCGTTGGCCTTGATGTGGTCCTGTCTGATGGTGAGGTGTTGATTGAACCCATTTATTTCACTCCATtggttttgaaatgaaagagtcaaaataaaagtcatgaAACGTAGTTTCAGTGTAAAGAGGTCTTGTGGCATCAGATGTCCAAGGATGTGTAACATGGCTCTGAGAACGTTAGCAGTAAAcaccagcagctgagcaggGGACCACCTTTGACCCTCATGGAGGACGTGCGCTCACCAGTCTGTGACGGGCACCATTTGATCATCTGGCTGATTTCCCACAATGTGATCGATAAAGCGCAGGCCTGCGGGGGGCCTAccggagagagaggaagggtcATCTTGGGTTAGACCAcagagaaaagagctgcagccagttAGCTCTAATCCTTGGATTTGACTCACAGTTTTGCTAACAGAGGATCCTTGTACAGAGGCTCTTTGTAGCCTGGCAGGAAAAGGCCTGTGTAGGGGCCGAGGTACTCGATGAGGGTGTGCGTTGTGTCCCCATACTgcggaaaacacacaaatgtgtgtcaACACACATTTCCACTTTGATGTGTGTTCCTCCTGACGTACCGTTTGAATGATGGCGTACTTGACCTTCCCGTGGTCGTCCTGCTCCACCCAGGGCTCCCTGACCACCACGGCTCCTCGCTCCCTGGCCGTCTGTGGGGGGAGAGCGTTTGGGATCAGCTTGAAACAGAGGAGCAACAGTGCGCTGGTGCGTGGAGACGCCTCCTGGAAGCCCCCTAGTGGTGGCAGGCTGAAcggcctgctgctcctgtcctatGTAACCTGACGCCTGGACTGAAACCGTGATTCAAACACAGACTTTATCTAAAACCTTGACTGAAGTTCAGAAGGTTCCATTTCAACTCTCTGGATCCACTAAACACACACGTGGCAGGTTCTGGGGCAACATTTAAACATGACTCTGACACTCTTTTGTGCCTCTGATTCCAGAACAAGACCACTTATCTTTGCCCAATATTTCGTTTGAACATGTAATTCCTCATTTACGGGAGCTCCAGCTGGGTTACTGAAGGTTTCAGTCAGTGCTAATTAGTTAAGTCTTTTTGTTTAGTTTGTCTCCTATCAGctcccgtgcccccccccccccccccctcagggttagggttagggttagggttagacctcTCCAAATGTTTGCTCCAAATTGTTACTTTATAATTAAAGACAACTCATCAATGAAATGAAGCATAATTTGCTGTATTTTGGTTGCATTAGCGTTGGGAATATTTGCACTTATTCCGGGCTTAGGTCCAATTAGGTAGCTGAATGTTGGTGATTGTACCGACTGTTACCTTGACCAGGAAGTCGCAGTCTTCCACTTGGAAGGCGATGTCTTTCACTGCATCTCCGTGTTTTATCAGATGCTGGCCGATTtctgaggggagagaagagcCAGAGACCGTGCAGACCGAGGTCACAGCGTCACAGCCGGCATCTATTCTGAGGCTAGAACGTACCTTCATTTCCAGGGTTCAGCGGAgatgcaaagacaaagagaatctgtgaggagaggagcgaCGTGGGATCAGTGACAGCCGAACAacagtgctgctctgcctcaaacaggaagtgcgagACTCAACCTTGTCCTGTCTGATGACGTGAGACACCACCTCACGACTGCCAGTCTCCAGACCCTTGTAGGCCAACGGCTCAAAGCCCATCTTATCACAGTAGAAGGAGGCTGCCTGTGAGGACCAGACAGAATATAGACAGATTCACACATCAGTGATCAGGGCTGCAGCATGTGAGCAGAACCACAATGCTCGAAGCCAAACATGTCTTTAGCATTGGTCAGCCACTTTATTCCTTTAGTGTAGATGAAGAGCGTAGGAACAGTGGAGGTCGTCCCGTTTCTGGCTGTGTTTACAGTAAACGGACGTCGAGATGAGGGCATTATGCTAGCTAAGGTGTGGGCTTATAATTGAGTATTTCTGCTGATGTTTAACAGCATTATCAGTTATCATAGGAATCATCTTGGGCTGCTTATTATAACatttagagaggagaggattgtTGGCTAAGACTTCATTTCCCGAGGGTCAAAGTTAAAAGGAGAAGAGATGTTGACCTGTTTGGCGTTGCCGACCCAGAAGGTGAGGTGATGGAACTTGATAAATTTTCCTCTTGCATGCTGAAAGAACACAGCAAAATGAGATGaagagagcaaagagaggaggagagatgaaatTCTCTATTTTGAAAAGGTTTTGAGCATGTTAAAGGTTGACTCTGGGATGAAACTCCAGCGGGTCCAAAAGCAAAGGTCTAGTTTTACCTTCTCTCCTTTATCTGTGTAGCTGGtctaaaaagaaagcaaagttGACACCATCACCCTCTCATCCACATGTGCTCTCACTAAACAACATCTGTAAATTCCTAGTTTTCACTGGTTCCAGTCCAGATGAGGCTCAGCGATCACCTGGGTTCTTTAGAGGAAGCGTCTAGAATCGTTTCTCTTACCATGGTGCGATTACAGATGGCTCAAATTCAGGCTCCACTGGAAGAAGATGGACTTAAACCAGTGCAGTGCTGGAGAT is a window of Takifugu flavidus isolate HTHZ2018 chromosome 14, ASM371156v2, whole genome shotgun sequence DNA encoding:
- the LOC130538054 gene encoding 4-hydroxyphenylpyruvate dioxygenase-like, translated to MTSYTDKGEKHARGKFIKFHHLTFWVGNAKQAASFYCDKMGFEPLAYKGLETGSREVVSHVIRQDKILFVFASPLNPGNEEIGQHLIKHGDAVKDIAFQVEDCDFLVKTARERGAVVVREPWVEQDDHGKVKYAIIQTYGDTTHTLIEYLGPYTGLFLPGYKEPLYKDPLLAKLPPAGLRFIDHIVGNQPDDQMVPVTDWYQKCLLFHRFWSIDDKQIYTDYSSLRSIVVANYEETIKMPINEPAVGKRISQIQEYVDYNGGPGVQHIALNTSNIIEAIVNLRARGMDFLSAPDTYYDDLRQKLKTAKIKVEEDLDVLQKLRILVDFDDKGYLLQIFTKPMQDRPTLFLEVIQRKNHFGFGAGNFKSLFEAIEKDQDARGNLTVLTHQGQTKGFQ